A DNA window from Microcystis aeruginosa NIES-843 contains the following coding sequences:
- a CDS encoding DUF6887 family protein: protein MAIRSHLFANLHTPYQIRCSHYVLKHREDDEALRALIGHRDPNAIKYNLPSTH, encoded by the coding sequence TTGGCAATCAGATCTCACTTATTTGCTAACCTACACACACCCTACCAGATCAGGTGTTCGCACTATGTTCTAAAGCACCGTGAGGATGATGAGGCTTTACGGGCGTTGATCGGTCATCGAGATCCGAATGCGATCAAGTATAATTTACCCAGCACCCATTGA
- a CDS encoding DUF1816 domain-containing protein — MLEANNQGENQIFLYEVVFSGSSGSLPQRFSRTVLRVPKSRMSQETQRLLRQGAKILSIRPLDPETAPIKPSLPPQPWWIEITTTQPKCLYYFGPFESFSEALSHQSGYIEDLQSESALGINSEIKQCQPEVLTQEYF; from the coding sequence ATGCTAGAGGCTAATAATCAGGGAGAGAATCAAATATTTCTCTATGAAGTTGTTTTTTCCGGTTCTTCTGGCTCTTTGCCTCAACGCTTCTCCCGGACAGTCCTGCGAGTACCTAAAAGCCGCATGAGTCAAGAAACACAGCGCCTCCTGCGCCAAGGGGCCAAGATTCTCAGTATAAGGCCTCTTGACCCAGAAACTGCCCCGATTAAGCCTAGTTTACCACCTCAACCTTGGTGGATAGAGATCACCACCACTCAGCCGAAATGTCTCTATTATTTCGGTCCTTTTGAGAGTTTTTCGGAAGCTTTATCCCATCAATCCGGTTATATCGAAGACCTCCAATCGGAATCTGCCCTGGGAATTAACAGCGAAATTAAACAATGTCAGCCAGAGGTTTTAACTCAAGAATATTTTTAA
- a CDS encoding DUF29 domain-containing protein, translating into MTASYEQDFGLWAEQMADLLASGRFSELDIENLVEEVRDLSKRERDRLLASLRLILHHLLKWDYQPQRRSRGWLGTIQGEKANIRLYLDDSPSLKRYLTDESLFKLYAVACCDAFRETGLEFPPVCPYGIEDILNRSLHLSER; encoded by the coding sequence ATGACGGCATCCTATGAGCAAGACTTTGGACTTTGGGCCGAACAAATGGCCGATTTATTAGCTTCCGGTCGGTTTTCCGAGTTAGATATTGAGAATTTAGTCGAAGAGGTGCGGGATTTGTCGAAACGGGAGCGCGATCGCTTACTCGCTAGTCTAAGATTAATTTTGCATCATTTATTAAAGTGGGACTATCAACCTCAACGGCGATCCAGGGGTTGGTTGGGAACTATTCAGGGAGAAAAAGCTAATATTAGGCTTTATTTGGACGATAGCCCCAGTTTAAAGCGATATTTAACCGATGAAAGCCTATTTAAACTCTATGCTGTTGCTTGTTGCGATGCCTTTAGAGAGACGGGATTAGAGTTTCCCCCAGTTTGTCCCTACGGTATTGAGGATATTTTAAATCGTTCTCTTCATTTGTCGGAACGATAG
- a CDS encoding type II toxin-antitoxin system HicB family antitoxin, with product MNYKIDIEQEEDGQYIAEIVELPGVLVYGNSQQEAIAKVQALALRVLADQLEQGELPENHLNLSFVAL from the coding sequence ATGAATTATAAGATTGACATAGAACAAGAAGAAGATGGACAATATATTGCTGAAATCGTCGAACTTCCGGGAGTTTTAGTCTATGGCAATAGTCAACAGGAAGCTATTGCTAAAGTTCAAGCACTTGCCTTGCGTGTCTTAGCCGATCAACTTGAACAGGGAGAACTTCCAGAAAATCACCTAAATTTATCATTTGTTGCTCTATGA
- a CDS encoding DUF5615 family PIN-like protein, giving the protein MKLLLDENLSDRIIDKIIDLYSDSQHVKTLGLINTDDALIWEFAKFNDFVIVSKDADFHQRSLLYGHPPKFIYLRIGNSPTAKIIEILRGYFLIIVEFFDSETESLLILG; this is encoded by the coding sequence ATGAAACTGTTATTAGATGAAAATTTGTCAGATCGGATTATTGATAAAATAATTGATTTATATTCTGATTCCCAGCACGTCAAGACTTTAGGGCTGATCAATACTGATGATGCACTTATCTGGGAATTTGCCAAATTCAACGATTTTGTAATTGTCTCTAAAGATGCCGATTTTCATCAGCGCAGTCTATTATATGGTCATCCACCAAAATTTATCTATCTTCGTATTGGTAATAGTCCCACTGCAAAGATTATCGAAATTTTAAGAGGTTATTTTTTAATTATTGTTGAATTTTTTGATAGTGAAACAGAAAGTCTGTTGATATTAGGTTGA
- a CDS encoding OmpH family outer membrane protein has protein sequence MGNKKRNMDTTSKDKSDIARDIEFHFYGHRFPFTICALFLCLFVLYLLTGVRFTSSYFSQSSTSLPSLIFTFLAFLQANQFVIRSCIVILFLLLLNPKFKDLTPTRIIIASVVAIAGDYLFEKVIQHGSNELTPLFLLILWCAAWGFINYDYQQRYNKEEYIRKYFTEERIKQIREEYKEWQLLPDKIDRMQKSVEDRYYRLVIEQSKLDALPKSNYKKEKEQELSKLRIASYSSGRSYEYYETERRLQQELRAIDEEIWKAKEEIRREITDMSTTEVDFLVLKIFEQDNNYELGFTHFVEDLKSLARTYADKTPHYSEFVDTLRKSLRRTNPKLESFSNYFFNYNDSQFRLLVENMLIKANKKNQEHILLLRKLIDFINHCPTFKIPVQIREITLKASRDTIRFLFIISLQVLIAFVAKQWIPIPLIVYCLIGSLVFYIVVMICHLIDRCLKETTLVSVIEGIGAFAKDTIENTVLSPFYYVFSLGVVLEPIVENILMFTWREYSVANGSRNPILLLSNALADVSLRTILLTIRMVVVSLRFFVVFLFCSLHYVTFWLTFIVAVIPIMFIVSIFYSLAPLSKLIYGVLAEIVLSVESNLRRYYLEWILLIIWALSVNILANLALIRISGTYPWISLVTFTTLIISYLVFMFYGALSTGRTLEEEWNYIVQPLSERLAEFIFGFLVLSWVLIGIDRLFSLNHFKPQSDLVVGTLILISLTVIVFITSTFVQTE, from the coding sequence ATGGGCAACAAAAAAAGAAACATGGATACGACATCTAAAGATAAAAGCGACATCGCTCGTGATATCGAATTCCATTTCTATGGACATCGTTTTCCCTTTACTATCTGCGCGCTGTTTCTATGCTTATTCGTTTTATATTTATTAACAGGAGTTAGGTTTACTAGCTCTTATTTTAGCCAGTCTTCAACTTCCCTACCTTCCCTAATATTTACTTTTCTTGCTTTCCTGCAAGCGAATCAGTTTGTGATCAGATCATGTATTGTAATTCTTTTTCTACTTTTATTGAATCCAAAATTTAAAGATTTAACCCCTACTAGAATTATCATTGCCAGTGTAGTTGCTATTGCTGGTGACTATTTATTTGAGAAAGTCATCCAACATGGATCAAATGAGTTAACTCCCTTGTTTTTACTGATTTTATGGTGCGCTGCTTGGGGATTTATCAATTATGATTATCAACAACGATATAACAAAGAAGAATATATCCGAAAATACTTTACCGAGGAGCGGATTAAACAAATTCGTGAAGAATATAAAGAATGGCAATTACTTCCAGATAAAATAGACAGGATGCAAAAGTCAGTGGAAGATCGTTATTATCGATTAGTTATTGAACAAAGTAAATTAGATGCTTTACCCAAATCAAATTATAAAAAAGAGAAAGAGCAAGAATTGTCAAAGCTGAGAATAGCAAGTTATTCTTCAGGTCGTTCTTATGAATACTATGAGACCGAGCGACGATTACAGCAAGAGCTACGGGCAATAGATGAAGAGATATGGAAAGCAAAAGAAGAAATACGCAGAGAAATAACCGATATGTCAACAACAGAAGTAGATTTTCTTGTGTTAAAAATATTTGAGCAGGACAATAATTATGAATTGGGGTTTACTCATTTTGTTGAGGACTTAAAAAGTTTAGCTCGCACTTACGCGGATAAAACACCTCATTATTCTGAATTTGTAGATACTTTAAGAAAGTCGTTGAGACGAACAAATCCCAAGCTTGAAAGTTTTTCAAATTACTTTTTTAATTACAACGATAGTCAATTTCGCCTCTTAGTAGAAAATATGCTAATAAAGGCCAACAAGAAAAATCAAGAGCATATTTTGTTACTCCGTAAACTTATCGATTTCATAAATCATTGTCCCACTTTTAAAATTCCAGTCCAGATTCGGGAAATTACCTTAAAAGCATCTAGGGACACAATTAGATTCTTATTTATTATCTCACTTCAGGTCTTAATTGCCTTTGTTGCTAAACAGTGGATTCCTATCCCATTAATTGTTTATTGTTTAATAGGAAGTTTAGTCTTTTATATTGTTGTAATGATATGTCACTTAATTGACCGATGCTTAAAGGAAACCACCCTCGTATCTGTAATTGAGGGAATTGGTGCGTTTGCCAAGGATACAATTGAAAACACAGTCTTATCGCCATTTTATTACGTTTTTTCCCTAGGAGTTGTGCTTGAACCAATAGTCGAAAATATCCTGATGTTTACATGGAGAGAATATTCAGTAGCAAACGGATCTCGTAATCCTATTCTCTTGTTATCCAACGCATTAGCTGATGTTTCACTTAGGACAATTCTGCTCACTATCCGTATGGTAGTTGTGAGCCTACGTTTTTTTGTAGTATTCCTGTTCTGTTCGCTGCATTATGTTACTTTTTGGCTTACCTTTATTGTTGCGGTGATTCCAATCATGTTCATCGTGTCTATCTTTTATAGTCTTGCTCCACTAAGCAAATTAATATATGGTGTTTTAGCCGAGATAGTCTTATCTGTGGAGTCAAATTTAAGACGATACTACTTGGAGTGGATTCTGTTAATCATTTGGGCATTAAGTGTAAATATCCTTGCTAACCTAGCGTTGATTCGGATATCTGGAACTTATCCCTGGATTTCTTTGGTGACTTTTACTACATTAATAATTTCTTACCTTGTATTCATGTTTTACGGTGCTTTATCTACAGGTAGGACACTTGAAGAGGAATGGAATTATATTGTCCAGCCACTAAGTGAAAGATTAGCAGAGTTTATTTTCGGTTTCTTAGTTTTATCTTGGGTACTAATCGGAATTGACCGACTTTTCAGCCTTAACCATTTTAAGCCACAATCGGATCTGGTTGTCGGAACATTAATCTTAATAAGTCTTACAGTTATTGTGTTCATAACCTCTACTTTTGTTCAGACAGAGTAG
- a CDS encoding NAD(P)H-quinone oxidoreductase subunit 4, translating into MLTANFPWLSAIILLPLLASFLIPVIPDKEGKTVRWFALGVGLADFILMCYVFLQKYDLSNPNLQLVEKIDWVPQIGLSWAVSVDGISAPLVLLAGLVTTLSILAAWQVDRKPRLFYFLMLLLYAAQIGVFVAQDLLLFFLMWEIELIPVYLLVSIWGGQKRRYAATKFLLYTAAASIFILVAGLAMALYGGGAMTFDMAELGFKDYPLALELVLYAGLLIAFGVKLAIFPLHTWLPDAHGEASAPVSMILAGVLLKMGGYGLIRLNMGLLPDAHIYFAPILAILGVVNIIYGAFASFGQQNMKRRLAYSSVSHMGFVLLGIASFTDVGISGAMLQMLSHGLIAAVLFFLAGVTYDRTHTLALNEMGGIAQAMPKVFALFTAGAMASLALPGMSGFASEITVFIGVTSSDVYSQTFRVVTVFLASVGLILTPIYLLSMLRQVFYGDGSSCDITNILPNKSNEQAVCFGTSCVLPHESEYSDAKPREIFIAVSFLALIVAIGFYPQLATRIYDVKTVAVNSEVRQAYTEIAATRQNIYAETQPDVSAKVASIFQ; encoded by the coding sequence ATGCTAACGGCTAACTTCCCCTGGCTCAGTGCCATCATTTTGCTCCCCTTGCTTGCCTCCTTCCTGATCCCTGTAATCCCCGACAAAGAAGGAAAAACCGTTCGTTGGTTCGCTCTTGGAGTCGGACTAGCAGACTTTATATTAATGTGCTACGTCTTTTTACAAAAATATGATTTAAGCAACCCCAACCTACAATTAGTGGAAAAAATCGATTGGGTTCCCCAAATTGGTTTAAGTTGGGCGGTGTCGGTGGATGGTATATCGGCACCGTTAGTTTTATTAGCAGGATTGGTGACAACCCTTTCTATCTTGGCCGCGTGGCAAGTGGACCGCAAACCCCGTTTATTCTACTTCCTGATGCTGTTGCTCTACGCCGCTCAGATTGGTGTTTTCGTCGCCCAAGACTTATTATTATTCTTTTTAATGTGGGAAATCGAGTTAATTCCCGTTTATCTACTCGTTTCCATCTGGGGTGGTCAAAAACGTCGTTATGCCGCCACTAAATTCTTACTCTACACCGCCGCCGCTTCTATCTTCATCCTCGTTGCCGGTCTAGCCATGGCCCTTTACGGTGGTGGTGCAATGACCTTTGATATGGCGGAATTAGGATTTAAAGATTATCCCCTCGCTTTAGAATTAGTCCTTTACGCTGGTTTATTAATCGCTTTCGGGGTCAAACTCGCCATCTTCCCCCTCCATACTTGGCTCCCCGATGCTCACGGTGAAGCTTCTGCACCTGTATCGATGATTCTCGCTGGTGTTCTCCTCAAAATGGGTGGTTATGGTTTAATCCGTCTTAATATGGGGCTTCTACCCGATGCACACATCTACTTTGCCCCGATTCTAGCGATTCTCGGTGTCGTTAATATTATCTACGGTGCTTTCGCTTCCTTCGGTCAACAAAACATGAAACGCCGTCTCGCTTATTCCTCGGTTTCACACATGGGATTCGTCCTTTTAGGGATTGCTTCCTTTACCGATGTGGGTATTAGCGGTGCTATGTTACAAATGCTCTCCCACGGTTTAATTGCCGCCGTCCTATTCTTCCTTGCCGGTGTCACCTACGACCGCACCCATACCTTAGCTTTAAACGAGATGGGTGGGATTGCCCAAGCGATGCCGAAAGTCTTCGCTCTCTTTACTGCCGGCGCCATGGCTTCCCTAGCGTTACCCGGAATGAGCGGTTTTGCCAGTGAAATTACTGTATTCATCGGTGTCACTAGCAGTGACGTTTATAGCCAAACCTTCCGGGTTGTGACTGTCTTCCTCGCTTCCGTTGGTTTAATCCTTACCCCGATTTATCTACTCTCCATGCTTCGTCAAGTTTTCTACGGAGATGGTTCTTCCTGCGATATTACTAACATTCTCCCCAACAAAAGTAACGAACAGGCAGTTTGTTTTGGTACTAGCTGTGTCCTCCCTCATGAATCAGAATATAGTGACGCTAAACCCAGAGAAATCTTTATCGCTGTCTCTTTCCTCGCTTTGATTGTCGCTATCGGTTTCTATCCCCAACTGGCTACCCGTATCTACGATGTGAAAACGGTGGCAGTTAACTCGGAAGTGCGTCAAGCGTACACAGAAATCGCCGCCACTCGTCAAAATATCTACGCTGAAACTCAACCGGACGTAAGCGCCAAGGTTGCCAGTATCTTCCAATAA
- a CDS encoding septal ring lytic transglycosylase RlpA family protein — protein sequence MNKQLINKLQAVTALTVVGTTASIICSQTAGHSNSLTDISLGRQTVIESTSQTILSAFSNSRTTDSDIKVSRSVQDNANEILKTLESLVDKENTVPASVTPQTQEAIPSTGQPQSQPNQVKPAPANAPASNPASVTPAEKPKTSPAVKTSSRPRKKGMASWYGPGFHGRRTASGETFNSSSLTAAHRYLPFGTKVRVTNLRNGRSVVVRINDRGPFSGGRVIDLSRGAAAIIGVFQSGVAPVVLEVLGR from the coding sequence ATGAATAAACAACTGATCAACAAACTACAAGCTGTAACTGCCCTTACCGTAGTGGGGACTACAGCCTCGATAATTTGTTCCCAGACAGCAGGACACAGCAACAGCCTGACGGATATTAGCTTAGGTCGTCAAACTGTTATCGAGTCCACTTCTCAAACCATTCTGTCCGCTTTTTCTAATAGTCGAACAACTGATTCAGATATTAAAGTATCACGTTCGGTTCAAGATAATGCTAACGAAATTCTAAAAACTTTGGAGTCCCTAGTGGACAAAGAAAATACCGTCCCTGCAAGCGTTACACCCCAGACCCAAGAGGCCATTCCTTCGACGGGACAACCCCAATCACAACCCAATCAAGTCAAGCCGGCCCCGGCTAATGCCCCAGCCAGCAATCCTGCCTCAGTGACACCAGCAGAGAAGCCGAAAACAAGCCCAGCGGTAAAAACCAGCAGTCGCCCCCGTAAAAAGGGAATGGCCTCTTGGTATGGTCCTGGTTTCCACGGTCGTCGCACCGCTAGTGGTGAGACTTTTAACTCTAGTAGTTTAACCGCCGCCCATCGCTATCTACCTTTCGGCACCAAGGTTAGGGTAACTAATCTGCGTAACGGGCGCTCGGTGGTGGTGCGAATTAACGATCGCGGTCCGTTTAGCGGTGGTCGCGTCATCGATCTCTCCAGAGGTGCGGCAGCGATTATCGGTGTTTTCCAATCGGGAGTTGCCCCGGTTGTCTTGGAAGTTTTAGGCAGATAA
- a CDS encoding ABC transporter ATP-binding protein, translating to MLEISDLSVNYGGIKALQQVSLRVEKGEIVTLIGANGAGKTTTLKTISRILTAKTGRIIYQGQDITHLPPHEIVKRGIAHSPEGRRILARQTVLTNLQLGAYTRSDRLGVKSDIEEQLQLFPRLSERREQLAGTLSGGEQQMLAIARALMSRPKLLLLDEPSLGLAPQIVREIFSIIRQLNESGVTILLVEQNANLALETANRGYVLAAGRLTIAGEAGDLLRDERVKQAYLG from the coding sequence ATGTTAGAAATTAGCGATTTATCGGTTAATTATGGCGGAATAAAGGCATTACAGCAGGTTAGCTTAAGGGTAGAAAAAGGGGAAATTGTCACCCTGATTGGAGCGAACGGAGCAGGAAAAACGACGACTCTAAAGACGATATCTCGGATTTTAACGGCAAAGACGGGGCGAATAATTTATCAAGGTCAAGATATTACCCATTTACCACCCCATGAAATCGTTAAACGGGGAATTGCCCATAGTCCGGAAGGGAGAAGAATCTTAGCGCGTCAAACAGTCTTGACAAATTTGCAGTTAGGTGCTTATACGAGAAGCGATCGCCTAGGAGTAAAAAGCGATATCGAAGAGCAGTTGCAACTATTTCCCCGACTATCGGAGCGCCGAGAGCAGTTAGCGGGAACCCTAAGCGGTGGGGAACAGCAGATGCTGGCGATTGCCAGAGCTTTAATGAGTCGTCCCAAGTTATTGTTACTAGACGAACCCAGTTTAGGACTAGCGCCGCAGATAGTGCGAGAAATCTTCAGTATTATCCGTCAATTAAACGAATCGGGAGTAACTATCCTGTTAGTGGAACAAAACGCCAATTTAGCCCTAGAAACTGCCAATCGCGGCTATGTTTTGGCAGCGGGACGCTTGACTATCGCGGGAGAAGCCGGGGATTTACTCAGGGATGAGCGGGTCAAACAAGCTTATTTGGGTTAA
- a CDS encoding DUF433 domain-containing protein — translation MSYQNIITIEPGKRSGKPCIRGMRITVYDILEYLAAGMTEAEILEDFSELTSEDIKACLAFAADREKKLFITSL, via the coding sequence ATGAGTTACCAAAACATTATTACCATTGAACCTGGAAAACGAAGCGGAAAACCCTGCATTCGAGGAATGCGTATAACTGTGTACGATATTCTAGAATATTTAGCAGCAGGAATGACAGAAGCAGAAATTCTTGAGGATTTTTCAGAATTAACTTCCGAGGATATCAAAGCTTGTTTGGCTTTTGCTGCTGATCGAGAGAAAAAATTATTTATCACCTCTTTATGA
- a CDS encoding sensor histidine kinase, with protein sequence MQPPKLSLGTRLFLSHLLVMVVGLSSFIIIAKLSSPRMFVLRLEQLERQGFFTVRSARTFLVRGFETAWDSSAIWSFIAGGSTAGYLSFLVSQRIMKPVKQMKQITKNFAEGDLSARVPESEIPELNQLAISFNQMAISLADVEKRRQELIGDLTHELRTPLTVVRGYLEELADGAIKPNPELYQKLVKETRRLERLTHDLQELSRAESGYLSIKLQPVNLLPLLNSLIEKFADQLLEDGPTLQLDCPPNLPSVMADPDRLEQILVNLLGNAIRYTDNGAITLQVTRDKNRLQIAVIDTGIGIAAEDLPFIFERFWRADRSRSRYSGGSGIGLAITRRLVELHQSQIEVESELGKGSTFRFSLAISAN encoded by the coding sequence ATGCAGCCACCAAAATTAAGCTTAGGAACCAGATTATTTTTATCCCATCTCCTCGTTATGGTGGTGGGATTGAGTAGCTTTATTATCATTGCTAAATTATCTTCTCCGCGAATGTTTGTTTTGCGTTTGGAACAGTTAGAAAGGCAGGGATTTTTTACCGTGCGATCAGCGAGAACTTTCTTGGTTAGGGGTTTTGAGACAGCTTGGGATAGTAGTGCCATTTGGTCATTCATTGCGGGAGGAAGTACGGCTGGTTATCTGAGTTTTTTGGTTTCTCAACGCATTATGAAACCGGTCAAACAAATGAAACAAATCACTAAAAATTTTGCTGAAGGGGATTTATCGGCGCGAGTTCCAGAAAGCGAAATCCCAGAATTAAATCAATTAGCCATCAGTTTTAATCAGATGGCGATTAGTTTAGCCGATGTGGAAAAACGGCGCCAGGAATTAATCGGTGATCTTACCCACGAATTACGCACCCCTTTAACTGTGGTACGGGGATATTTAGAAGAATTAGCCGATGGTGCGATCAAACCTAATCCAGAACTTTATCAGAAATTAGTGAAAGAAACCCGCAGGTTAGAACGTTTAACCCACGATCTACAGGAGCTATCGCGAGCGGAATCTGGTTATCTCTCGATTAAACTGCAACCTGTTAATTTATTACCTTTGTTAAATTCTCTCATCGAAAAATTTGCCGATCAATTATTAGAAGATGGGCCGACTTTACAGTTAGATTGTCCCCCCAATTTACCATCTGTCATGGCCGATCCCGATCGCCTCGAACAAATCTTAGTTAATCTGCTCGGTAATGCCATTCGTTACACCGATAATGGTGCAATTACCCTGCAAGTGACAAGGGACAAAAATCGCCTACAAATTGCCGTTATCGATACAGGAATTGGCATCGCAGCAGAGGATTTACCCTTTATTTTCGAGCGCTTTTGGCGGGCCGATCGTTCTCGTTCCCGTTATTCTGGGGGTAGTGGTATTGGTTTAGCGATTACCCGTCGTTTAGTGGAATTACACCAAAGTCAAATCGAGGTGGAAAGTGAATTAGGTAAAGGCAGCACTTTCCGTTTTTCCCTAGCAATATCGGCCAATTGA
- the mutL gene encoding DNA mismatch repair endonuclease MutL, producing MTLPIQVLPQDVIDLIAAGEVIDSLGAVVRELVENAIDAGADRITIDISPQNWRIQVSDNGRGMSREDLQLCSYAHSTSKIRQRDDLWQITSLGFRGEALHSIAQVAHLRVASRHDDDLGCYCLYNHQGEPGNLETIPIAIGTIVTVENLFGNFPVRRQALPSINKQLKDIQTLIHNFALCHPQITWQVFQDHQDWLRISPGKDASQILPQLVKSLHFNDLASLKLDLTTPDAESAQIELVIGLPDRISRHQPDWVRIAVNGRMVRSSELEQAIFEAFARTVPKDRYPVCFLHLHLNPRSIDWNRHPAKAEIYLHNLIFWQEQIISAIDKALGLNPEHIPEKAQNQRVSQILKAAEEKSTYTIGEKSPKNRLELKAVAQIHQTYIVAEHPHGLWLVEQHIAHERVLYERLEDNWEIVPLDTPIILNQLTTRQIEQLQRLGLEIASFGDRSWAIRSIPVLLKEREDRADALLELSLGGDLQTAQVATACRSAIRNGTALSLKEMQNLLDDWQNTRNPRTCPHGRPIYLSLEETSLARFFRRHWVIGKSHGI from the coding sequence ATGACCTTGCCCATACAAGTTTTACCCCAAGACGTAATCGATTTAATTGCCGCAGGAGAGGTAATCGACTCTTTAGGCGCTGTGGTGCGAGAATTAGTCGAAAATGCCATTGATGCGGGGGCAGATAGGATTACCATCGATATATCTCCCCAAAACTGGCGAATACAAGTATCGGATAACGGCAGGGGAATGTCTAGAGAAGATTTGCAACTGTGTAGCTATGCCCACAGTACCAGCAAAATCCGCCAACGGGACGATCTTTGGCAGATTACCAGTCTCGGATTCCGTGGTGAAGCTTTGCACAGTATCGCACAGGTGGCGCATCTGCGGGTTGCCAGTCGCCATGACGATGATTTAGGTTGTTATTGTCTTTACAATCACCAAGGCGAGCCGGGTAATTTAGAAACGATTCCTATAGCTATCGGCACTATCGTCACGGTAGAGAATCTCTTTGGTAACTTTCCCGTGCGTCGTCAAGCTTTACCGTCAATTAACAAACAATTAAAGGATATACAGACTTTAATTCATAATTTTGCTCTCTGTCATCCCCAAATTACTTGGCAGGTTTTTCAAGATCATCAAGATTGGTTACGCATTAGTCCGGGTAAGGATGCCAGTCAAATATTACCCCAATTAGTTAAATCTCTGCATTTTAACGATTTAGCATCCCTAAAACTTGACTTAACGACTCCTGACGCAGAATCTGCTCAAATTGAATTGGTCATTGGTTTGCCCGATCGCATTTCTCGCCATCAACCAGATTGGGTTAGAATTGCTGTTAATGGGCGAATGGTGCGCTCATCGGAGTTAGAACAGGCAATATTTGAAGCTTTCGCTCGCACAGTCCCTAAAGATCGCTATCCCGTTTGTTTTCTCCATCTACATCTTAACCCTCGTTCGATCGATTGGAATCGTCACCCAGCCAAAGCGGAAATATACCTGCATAACCTCATTTTTTGGCAAGAACAGATAATTTCAGCCATAGACAAGGCGTTAGGACTAAATCCCGAACATATACCCGAAAAAGCGCAAAATCAGCGCGTCAGTCAAATTCTCAAGGCTGCCGAAGAAAAAAGCACCTATACAATAGGGGAGAAATCCCCGAAAAATCGGCTGGAATTAAAGGCAGTAGCCCAAATTCACCAAACTTACATAGTTGCCGAACATCCTCACGGATTATGGTTAGTCGAACAACATATTGCCCATGAGCGGGTTTTGTACGAACGTTTAGAGGATAACTGGGAAATCGTGCCGTTAGATACTCCGATCATCTTAAATCAGTTAACTACTCGACAAATCGAACAATTACAACGTTTAGGATTAGAAATTGCTAGTTTTGGCGATCGCTCTTGGGCAATTCGTAGTATTCCTGTTCTACTCAAAGAACGCGAGGATCGGGCTGATGCTTTACTAGAATTAAGTTTAGGGGGGGATTTACAAACCGCTCAGGTTGCTACCGCTTGCCGGAGTGCTATCCGCAACGGTACAGCTTTAAGTTTAAAAGAAATGCAGAATTTACTCGATGATTGGCAAAATACCCGTAATCCCCGCACCTGTCCCCACGGAAGACCGATTTACTTATCCTTAGAAGAAACCTCGCTCGCTCGCTTCTTCCGTCGTCATTGGGTTATCGGCAAAAGTCACGGCATTTAA